Proteins encoded together in one Chitinophaga varians window:
- a CDS encoding transferrin receptor-like dimerization domain-containing protein translates to MKKTLFYRLLAISICTGSTLVAQDKKMLGYTDSEAARQQQLEARFDQHLSSSHIGEAIKSLSAQPHHIGSARGKAVADDILQRFKSYGWEAEIVTYQVLFPTPKERLLEMTGPTTYKAVLKEPALKEDGTSGQEGQLPTYNCWSADGDVTAPLVFVNYGLPEDYEYLERAGVDVRGKIVIAKYGRSWRGTKPKVAQEHGAIGCIIYSDPKDDGYFAGDVYPQGAFKNEYGVQRGSIMDMVIYPGDPLTPNVGSTANAKRLDRLQAPNLLKIPVLPISYHDAAPLLKALDGPVAPDAWRGALPFTYHIGPGKTKVHLKLAFDWQIRPCHNVIAKLKGAEEPDQWVVRGNHHDAWVNGAADPVSGLAALLEEAKAIGELSKEGFKPRRTLVYCAWDGEEPGLIGSTEWVEDHAAELQEKAVVYINSDNNGRGFLNASGSHALETLINQVGRDIIDPQTKVSILARRQAADVLRAATVKQKKEKLSRQGIAISAMGSGSDYSSFLQHLGVPSLDLGFGGEDAGGEYHSIYDSYDNYVRFKDPTFSYGVALSQTAGHTALRIANAVTLPFDFRKLYETVNGYVSELTELASDLRETTAVENQLIRENKYQLATDTAKHLSPPAPRAAVPYIDFSPLQNALAALDTVTQGFSGKLATGRPQLNKQLYQAEQQLLSDKGLPSRPWYKHTLYAPGFYTGYGVKTIPGVREALEQRRWKEAGEQIDAAAAAINRLAKYLQALSNN, encoded by the coding sequence ATGAAAAAAACGCTTTTTTATCGCCTGCTGGCCATCTCCATATGCACCGGCAGCACCCTGGTAGCGCAGGACAAAAAAATGCTGGGTTATACCGACAGCGAGGCAGCCCGCCAGCAACAGCTGGAAGCCCGTTTTGACCAGCATCTCAGCAGCAGCCATATTGGGGAAGCCATCAAGTCCCTTTCTGCCCAGCCACATCATATTGGCTCTGCAAGGGGAAAAGCCGTGGCAGACGATATCCTGCAACGTTTTAAAAGCTACGGCTGGGAGGCGGAAATCGTTACCTACCAGGTACTATTCCCTACTCCCAAAGAGCGCCTGCTGGAAATGACCGGTCCTACCACCTATAAAGCCGTTTTAAAGGAACCTGCCCTCAAAGAAGACGGCACCTCCGGCCAGGAAGGCCAGCTGCCGACTTATAACTGCTGGAGTGCTGACGGGGACGTAACAGCCCCGCTGGTTTTTGTGAACTACGGCCTCCCGGAAGATTATGAATACCTGGAACGCGCCGGGGTTGATGTGCGTGGTAAGATCGTTATCGCCAAATACGGCCGCTCCTGGCGTGGCACCAAACCCAAGGTGGCACAGGAACACGGCGCCATTGGCTGTATTATCTATTCCGATCCTAAAGATGACGGCTACTTTGCCGGCGATGTTTATCCACAGGGCGCCTTCAAAAATGAATACGGCGTACAACGCGGCTCTATCATGGACATGGTGATCTATCCCGGAGACCCGCTCACGCCCAATGTAGGCTCTACTGCCAATGCTAAAAGGCTGGACCGCCTGCAGGCGCCCAATCTGCTGAAGATACCGGTACTGCCTATCAGTTACCACGACGCAGCCCCTTTGCTCAAAGCGCTGGACGGCCCCGTGGCGCCGGATGCATGGCGCGGCGCGCTGCCTTTCACCTATCACATAGGACCAGGAAAAACCAAAGTACATCTTAAACTGGCATTCGACTGGCAAATACGCCCCTGTCATAACGTGATCGCTAAATTGAAAGGCGCTGAAGAGCCGGACCAGTGGGTAGTACGCGGTAACCACCACGATGCCTGGGTTAACGGCGCAGCAGACCCTGTCAGCGGTCTGGCGGCATTGCTGGAAGAAGCCAAAGCCATCGGTGAACTCAGCAAGGAAGGCTTCAAACCCCGCCGCACCCTGGTGTACTGCGCCTGGGACGGAGAAGAGCCAGGGCTCATCGGTTCCACTGAATGGGTGGAGGACCATGCAGCTGAACTGCAGGAGAAAGCCGTGGTATATATCAACTCCGACAACAACGGCCGCGGGTTCCTCAATGCCAGCGGTTCTCATGCGCTGGAGACGCTGATCAACCAGGTAGGTCGTGATATCATCGACCCGCAGACGAAAGTCAGCATACTCGCCCGCCGTCAGGCTGCCGACGTGCTTAGGGCCGCTACCGTCAAACAAAAGAAGGAAAAGCTGTCCCGCCAGGGAATTGCCATCAGCGCCATGGGCTCTGGTTCTGACTACTCTTCTTTCCTGCAACACCTGGGTGTGCCTTCGCTGGACCTCGGCTTCGGCGGAGAAGACGCAGGCGGTGAATACCACTCCATCTACGACTCCTATGATAACTATGTACGGTTCAAAGACCCTACTTTCAGCTACGGCGTGGCACTGTCACAGACTGCCGGACATACCGCTTTACGTATAGCCAATGCAGTTACACTGCCATTTGATTTCCGCAAACTGTATGAAACAGTGAACGGGTACGTGAGTGAGCTCACCGAGCTGGCATCCGACCTGCGTGAGACGACCGCTGTGGAAAACCAGCTGATACGGGAAAATAAATACCAGCTGGCAACAGATACGGCCAAACACCTGTCGCCACCCGCTCCCAGGGCTGCTGTGCCTTACATCGACTTTAGCCCGCTGCAAAATGCGCTCGCGGCGCTGGACACCGTGACTCAGGGCTTTTCCGGTAAACTGGCCACAGGCAGGCCACAGCTCAACAAACAACTTTATCAGGCAGAACAACAGTTGCTCAGTGATAAAGGGCTGCCTTCCCGCCCCTGGTACAAACACACGCTCTATGCCCCCGGGTTCTATACCGGTTATGGCGTGAAAACCATTCCCGGCGTAAGGGAAGCGCTCGAACAACGCCGCTGGAAAGAAGCCGGTGAGCAGATAGATGCTGCTGCGGCGGCTATCAACAGGCTGGCCAAATATCTTCAGGCATTAAGCAATAATTAA
- a CDS encoding N-acetylmuramoyl-L-alanine amidase — protein MKHVSRLILQTLIAIVVPLWASSQAFIRLSQPSREQTNVSTARQFIAGRTCTGCKVTINNEKVYVYSTGTFAVKKELTEGSNTFTIVAEDDNGKTYTKNITWYYAPVPPPRVTSTFRIDFMEISPKGNLEMSVGDTLHIKMKGYPGARATWFNNVPLRELPASQTGGVAGYYTGMYVLQPSDSLLNGKIQVRLHNGSETAILNSTYRYSMMPHGIPLMGRTIDNMTYLTSVAEGDRLGPDKIGYLDKDVLLHVIGRQGDYFKVRLSSNRTAFIPEALVDTEIPQESPAVSIVSDAKVWGDDKADYVSVELSDKLPYTSTQTVSPGKIIVDIHGAYAEQGISSVLQGTREINGVQWQQPAHDVFRMAISLKHAPWGYQIYYEGNRITVKVKRVPENLSLRGLVIGVDAGHGGSNMGSVGLTGVYEKTLTLNLALQLKTALEREGASVIMTRTTEKFVANEDRLSLFRRANPDLLLSIHLNSSGNPVDVSGTATYYKHPFCEPLNAAIHRRLLETGLNDFKNNGDFNFILNNPTEFPDALIETLFISNPGDEEEILNPQFQQELINKIILGLKDYLKMAEGR, from the coding sequence ATGAAGCACGTATCGAGATTAATACTCCAGACATTAATAGCCATTGTAGTTCCCCTGTGGGCCAGCAGCCAGGCGTTTATCCGGCTGAGCCAACCTTCCCGGGAACAAACCAATGTAAGCACCGCCCGGCAATTCATCGCCGGCAGGACCTGCACAGGTTGCAAGGTCACCATCAACAATGAAAAGGTATACGTGTACAGCACCGGCACCTTTGCAGTAAAAAAAGAACTTACAGAAGGCAGCAATACTTTCACCATCGTTGCAGAAGACGATAACGGTAAAACCTACACGAAAAACATCACCTGGTATTATGCACCGGTCCCACCGCCCCGTGTGACCAGCACCTTCCGCATCGACTTTATGGAGATATCCCCCAAAGGCAACCTGGAAATGTCTGTAGGTGATACCCTGCATATAAAAATGAAAGGCTATCCCGGGGCCAGGGCCACCTGGTTCAACAATGTGCCGTTGCGGGAACTGCCCGCCTCCCAAACCGGCGGCGTTGCTGGTTATTACACCGGCATGTACGTGCTCCAGCCTTCCGACTCACTGCTGAACGGGAAAATACAGGTCCGCCTGCATAACGGCAGCGAAACCGCCATCCTGAACAGCACCTACCGCTACAGTATGATGCCGCACGGCATCCCGCTGATGGGACGCACCATCGATAACATGACCTATCTTACTTCCGTTGCGGAAGGCGACCGCCTCGGGCCGGACAAAATTGGTTACCTCGATAAAGATGTGCTGCTGCATGTCATCGGCCGGCAAGGCGATTACTTCAAAGTGCGCCTGTCGTCCAACAGGACCGCCTTTATCCCCGAAGCGCTGGTGGATACCGAAATACCGCAGGAGTCCCCTGCCGTGAGCATTGTATCGGACGCTAAAGTGTGGGGCGACGACAAAGCGGATTACGTATCAGTGGAACTGTCGGATAAATTGCCCTACACCTCCACACAGACGGTATCTCCCGGCAAAATCATTGTGGATATACATGGCGCCTATGCGGAACAGGGCATCAGCTCTGTTCTTCAGGGAACACGGGAAATTAACGGCGTACAGTGGCAACAGCCGGCACATGACGTGTTCCGCATGGCCATCTCCCTGAAACATGCGCCATGGGGTTATCAGATTTATTATGAAGGCAACCGTATAACGGTGAAGGTTAAACGTGTTCCGGAAAACCTTTCCCTGCGCGGCCTCGTCATTGGTGTAGACGCAGGGCATGGCGGCAGTAATATGGGTTCCGTAGGCCTTACCGGTGTTTATGAAAAAACACTGACCCTCAATCTGGCACTGCAACTGAAGACCGCACTGGAAAGAGAAGGCGCCAGTGTGATCATGACCCGCACTACCGAGAAGTTCGTTGCCAATGAAGACCGCCTCTCCCTCTTCCGTCGCGCCAATCCGGACCTGCTGTTGAGCATACACCTCAACTCTTCCGGTAACCCGGTGGATGTTTCGGGTACCGCCACTTACTATAAACATCCTTTCTGCGAACCGCTGAATGCAGCTATTCACCGGCGACTGCTGGAAACAGGCCTGAACGATTTCAAAAACAACGGCGACTTCAATTTTATCCTGAACAACCCGACCGAATTCCCGGACGCGCTCATAGAAACACTGTTTATCAGTAACCCCGGCGATGAGGAAGAGATACTAAACCCTCAGTTCCAGCAGGAACTGATCAATAAAATTATCCTGGGATTAAAAGATTATCTGAAAATGGCAGAAGGCAGGTAA
- a CDS encoding acyl-CoA dehydrogenase family protein, which produces MDATVDNKQALKGAEFLIRESVPEDVFTPEDFSEEQLMIKDMADQFISKEITPIVDRIDKLEEGLMPSLLEKAGEQGLLGASFPEEYGGLGKDFVTATIINEGLGAGHSFSVAMAAHTGIGSLPILYFGTEEQKQKYIPKLATGEMKGAYALTEPDSGSDALGARTTAKLTEDGKHYVLNGQKSWITNSGFADVFTVFAKIDGDKFTAFIVEKGTPGFTLGAEEHKMGIKGSSTRQIYFQDAKIPVENVLGVIGKGHLIAFNILNIGRLKLCAAALGAAKKCITTTVQYANTRHQFKQPIANFGAIKHKLAEMAIRTWTAESALFRTAQLIDEKEKELLTSGKPFNEALLGAAEEYAVECAILKVNGSEVLDYVVDEGVQIHGGNGFSDEYIISKAYRDSRINRIFEGTNEINRLLTLDMTLKRAMKGKLDLMNPAMNVMKELMSIPDFGSDDESAFSKERKLLANFKKAILMTAGAAAQKLMMKLETEQEVLMNIADMAIETFVAESALLRLMKLVQHKGEAAAALQTDIVRTYLYDAADRINKSGKDAINAFAEGDEQRMMLLGLKRFTKAEPFNAKEARRKIADQLIAENKYIF; this is translated from the coding sequence ATGGACGCAACAGTTGACAATAAGCAAGCGCTGAAAGGCGCAGAGTTCCTGATCAGGGAAAGTGTACCGGAGGATGTGTTTACCCCCGAAGATTTTTCGGAAGAGCAGCTGATGATTAAAGACATGGCCGATCAGTTCATCAGCAAGGAAATAACGCCGATCGTTGACCGGATTGATAAGCTGGAGGAAGGTTTGATGCCTTCCCTGCTGGAGAAAGCAGGTGAGCAGGGCCTGCTGGGTGCATCCTTCCCCGAGGAATACGGCGGGCTGGGAAAAGATTTTGTAACAGCCACCATCATCAATGAAGGGCTGGGCGCCGGTCACTCGTTTTCTGTAGCTATGGCCGCCCATACCGGCATTGGCTCACTTCCTATCCTGTATTTTGGTACAGAAGAGCAGAAACAAAAATATATTCCCAAACTGGCCACCGGTGAAATGAAAGGCGCTTATGCCCTCACCGAGCCTGATTCCGGTTCCGATGCCCTCGGCGCCAGAACTACCGCCAAACTCACCGAAGACGGCAAACACTATGTGCTCAATGGCCAGAAGAGCTGGATCACCAACTCCGGCTTTGCGGACGTATTTACCGTATTTGCCAAAATTGACGGTGATAAATTCACCGCCTTTATTGTGGAAAAAGGTACGCCCGGCTTCACATTGGGAGCGGAAGAACATAAAATGGGCATCAAAGGGTCTTCCACCCGCCAGATCTATTTCCAGGATGCTAAAATACCCGTGGAAAACGTGTTGGGCGTGATCGGTAAAGGACACCTGATCGCCTTCAACATCCTCAATATCGGCAGGCTGAAACTCTGTGCCGCAGCCCTGGGCGCCGCCAAAAAGTGTATCACCACTACGGTCCAGTATGCCAATACCCGTCACCAGTTCAAACAACCGATCGCCAATTTCGGCGCCATCAAACATAAACTGGCCGAAATGGCCATCCGTACCTGGACAGCTGAATCAGCCCTCTTCCGTACCGCACAGCTGATCGATGAGAAAGAAAAAGAACTGCTCACTTCCGGCAAACCATTCAATGAAGCCCTGCTGGGCGCCGCAGAAGAATACGCCGTGGAATGCGCTATCCTGAAAGTAAACGGCTCCGAAGTACTGGACTATGTGGTGGATGAAGGCGTTCAGATACACGGAGGCAACGGCTTCAGTGATGAGTACATCATCTCCAAAGCTTACCGCGACTCCCGTATCAACCGTATCTTCGAAGGCACCAACGAAATCAACCGCCTGCTGACACTGGACATGACACTGAAACGTGCCATGAAAGGAAAGCTGGACCTCATGAACCCTGCCATGAACGTCATGAAGGAACTGATGAGCATCCCCGACTTCGGCAGCGATGATGAAAGTGCTTTCAGCAAGGAAAGAAAACTCCTCGCCAATTTCAAGAAAGCTATCCTTATGACCGCCGGTGCCGCCGCCCAAAAACTCATGATGAAGCTGGAAACCGAACAGGAAGTACTGATGAACATCGCTGACATGGCCATCGAAACCTTTGTGGCGGAAAGCGCCCTGCTGCGCCTGATGAAACTGGTGCAACATAAAGGCGAAGCTGCCGCTGCACTGCAGACAGACATCGTTCGTACCTACCTCTACGATGCAGCAGACCGTATCAACAAATCCGGCAAAGACGCCATCAACGCTTTCGCCGAAGGCGACGAACAGCGCATGATGCTGTTGGGCCTCAAACGCTTCACCAAAGCAGAACCTTTTAATGCAAAAGAAGCCCGCAGAAAAATAGCGGACCAGCTCATTGCAGAAAATAAATACATCTTTTAG
- a CDS encoding alpha/beta hydrolase, which translates to MDFYLPYAKSRFHGISSGTGPQLLICLHGFGESAAHFAPLAEGLGDRFTIVALDMPLHGDTSWEEDRPFEKSDLKAVVEMVLREHEKEHFSLLGYSMGGRLALCLVEIMADRIDNLVMLAADGLRNNPWHMFVTQTSIGNRIFKYNTDNPRLFFTLLELWRKLGLLNQSVYKFALHRMNQQVKREQVYNIWTLMRRMMPDKKKCRQLLGDHHIFTLLIFGKYDRVIPPVLGTRFMDGSFPCKMLVLDKGHQLISKELASVIKTNLT; encoded by the coding sequence ATGGATTTTTATCTGCCATATGCTAAAAGCCGGTTCCATGGAATCAGTAGCGGGACTGGTCCGCAGTTGCTGATCTGCCTGCACGGGTTCGGTGAAAGTGCCGCCCACTTTGCACCACTGGCGGAAGGTCTGGGCGACCGGTTTACCATCGTGGCGCTGGATATGCCACTGCATGGGGACACCAGCTGGGAGGAAGACCGCCCCTTTGAAAAGTCAGATCTGAAGGCAGTAGTGGAGATGGTATTGCGGGAACATGAAAAGGAGCACTTTTCACTGCTGGGCTACAGCATGGGAGGGCGGCTGGCGCTTTGCCTGGTGGAAATCATGGCTGACCGCATTGATAACCTGGTAATGCTGGCGGCAGACGGCCTCCGGAACAACCCCTGGCATATGTTTGTAACACAGACCAGCATAGGGAACCGTATTTTTAAATATAATACTGATAATCCCCGGCTGTTCTTTACCCTGCTGGAACTATGGCGTAAATTGGGGCTGCTGAACCAGAGCGTGTATAAGTTCGCGTTACACCGGATGAACCAACAAGTCAAAAGAGAGCAGGTGTACAATATCTGGACACTGATGCGCCGGATGATGCCGGATAAAAAAAAGTGCAGACAACTATTGGGGGACCATCACATTTTTACGCTCCTGATATTTGGAAAATATGACCGGGTAATACCGCCTGTTCTGGGCACCCGGTTTATGGATGGTTCATTTCCCTGCAAAATGCTGGTCCTGGACAAAGGGCACCAGCTGATTTCAAAGGAGCTGGCCTCCGTTATTAAAACAAACCTGACCTGA
- a CDS encoding glycosyltransferase codes for MYFFLIVAALLALGYGLLMLWYSRGWRKLPEFVPAQPIKGTTTVTVIIPARDEEENLPVLLKALQQQTYPVDLLEVIVVDDFSTDDTAGIVTRFPATNVRLLKMEDMLTKNERLNAYKKKAISMAIERAKGDLIVTTDADCVMGPKWIETIVRFYETHRPKFIAAPVSFFRERNFFMKLQSLDFMTMQGITGAVARLKSGTMCNGANLAYEKSVFHSVGGFAGIDNIASGDDMLLMYKIYNAFPDGVMYLKNDDVIVRTLPVETLRGFMNQRIRWSSKADKYEDRRLTWMLLLVYFFNVALLAMGAIALFIPHWWPAFLILMLFKVTVELYFLVPVAGFFHKTALLVWFIPGQIFHIPYIVLAGWLGKFGSYQWKGRKVT; via the coding sequence ATGTATTTTTTCTTGATCGTTGCAGCCTTACTGGCACTTGGATATGGATTGTTAATGTTATGGTATAGCCGCGGCTGGAGGAAGCTGCCGGAATTTGTGCCGGCGCAGCCCATAAAAGGAACTACAACTGTAACGGTTATTATTCCGGCACGGGACGAGGAAGAAAACCTGCCGGTGCTGTTAAAGGCGCTGCAACAGCAAACATATCCCGTTGACCTGTTGGAAGTGATCGTTGTAGATGATTTTTCCACAGATGATACAGCGGGCATTGTTACCCGTTTTCCGGCCACCAATGTCCGTCTGCTGAAGATGGAAGACATGCTCACCAAAAACGAACGCCTGAACGCCTATAAGAAGAAGGCCATTTCTATGGCTATTGAAAGGGCCAAGGGTGACCTCATCGTGACTACCGACGCGGATTGTGTTATGGGGCCTAAGTGGATAGAAACCATTGTCCGGTTCTATGAAACCCATCGGCCGAAGTTTATTGCGGCACCGGTGAGTTTCTTCAGGGAACGTAATTTCTTCATGAAACTGCAATCGCTCGATTTTATGACGATGCAGGGTATTACAGGAGCAGTGGCCCGGCTGAAGTCGGGTACCATGTGCAATGGCGCCAATCTGGCTTACGAGAAGAGCGTTTTCCATTCAGTGGGTGGTTTTGCGGGGATTGATAATATCGCCTCCGGCGATGACATGTTGTTGATGTACAAAATCTATAATGCTTTCCCTGATGGCGTGATGTACCTGAAAAATGACGACGTGATCGTACGTACGTTACCGGTAGAGACCCTGCGCGGGTTTATGAACCAGCGTATCCGCTGGTCTTCCAAGGCTGATAAGTATGAGGACCGTCGCCTTACGTGGATGCTCCTGCTGGTATATTTTTTCAATGTGGCCTTGCTGGCCATGGGGGCCATTGCATTGTTTATACCGCATTGGTGGCCTGCCTTCCTGATCCTGATGTTATTTAAGGTGACCGTTGAGCTGTATTTCCTGGTGCCGGTAGCAGGATTTTTCCACAAGACAGCTTTACTGGTATGGTTTATACCGGGGCAAATATTTCATATTCCTTATATTGTTCTCGCCGGCTGGTTGGGCAAGTTTGGCAGTTATCAGTGGAAAGGCCGGAAGGTGACTTGA